The Solibacillus isronensis genome includes the window AAGCGCACTGATTTTCGTAATCATGCCCCAATCGTTTGTCGGGAGCAGATCATCGATAAACCACTGCACAGCCATCGGGAACAGCAATTCCAAAACGGCCACAAATACCGCACATGAGAAGTCGATAATGAACAATCGCTTATGCGGCTTATAATACGTAAAAAATCTTGCTAGCATTTCTAGTCCTTTCTGTTAAACAACTCAAAACTGAGTGCAACCGGTTGTAATAGTAGTGAAAATGATTCTTACTCGGATTATAACATTTTTTGGGAGCTTTTCGAGAGGCGAAATTTTGGAGCAGAAAAATTTAAATTTAATTTCATGGAGAATTTGGAGACGATACTATGAAAGTGAGATTTATTTATAAGGCATGTTAGTTATGATAAGAAAAAAGAAATGGTAAACTAAAAGAAAGCAAAGAAGAGAAGCGAAGGTGTACGTATGAATTTTTATATAGTAATGCAAGGGCGTACATACGATGAGGCGAAGGAAAAGCAGGTCGTATGGTGCTCAATTTTAGATAATAGTGGACAAACACCACATTCTTGGGAGCGGATGAAGGAAGTAAAGAAGGGCGATGCGATTTTTCACTGTGTCAAAGGAGAAATCGTTGCGATCAGTACTGCTCAGGAAGATTGTGGGGAAGGCGTGAATCCTTTTGATCAATCAGGTGAAGTGGGGCATCAATTCCCGGCGGTGTACGAGGAACTACATTTTCCAGTTTCGATAAAAGAACATTTTGAAGAAATCGAGCCACTGCTCCCGGTCAAGTATTCACCGTTCCAACATAATGGTGACGGCAACCAAGGCTTTTTATATCCTTGTAATGAAATGCTCGCAATCAAACTACTTGAGCTTATGAGTGATGCGAATATTTATGAGGAAAATGAGGAGCAGCTGGAATTTGCTATTGGTCTGATAGCGCAAAAGGAACGTAATACGCTGGCACCAGTATTAATCGAAACTGAAGCGGAAGCAAAGGTGAAAATCCGTAAAGGCCAGCAAAAATTTAGAAAGCAACTGATGCCGTTATGGGACAATCAATGTGCGCTATGCGGAATCTCGCTACCTGGATTATTACGCGCAAGTCATTCAAAACCTTGGAAAGATGCAACAAATGATGAACGACTTGATCCATACAACGGTATTCTACTATGTCATAACCATGATGCGTTATATGACCAAGGCTATATCGCGTTTGATGGAACGGGGAAAATCCATATATCCTCTGAAATTGAGCAGATGGGTTATGTGAAATACGGGATTCATGAGAAAATGCGCGTTGCAAGGGTAGAAGAGAATAAGAAATATTTCAAGTGGCATAAGCGGGAGATTTTTAGGGGAGAGAAAAACGGACTAGAAAATAGCTAGTCCGTTAAAAAGCATTAACTACTGGGTATATTGTTGTTCGCATTCACTCAAATACGCAACTGCCCACTCAGTTTTGGGGGAAATATTTCTCCAAAATTATTTAAATAATTCAAGTATTTCAGTATAGTCAACTTCAGGATCTGGCATGAGTTGCCCACCCTCAATGGCATCGAGCATACGTTGCTCTTTTTCTTTTAAGCGGTCATAAATTTTTTCATCTATTGTGTTGCGTCCGTTTTCCTGTCCTTCAAGCATAAAGTAATAATACTGCGTATAGTCATTCTCTTTTAAACCTAAACGGTGAATGCGATCGCGTGATTGTAACATATGAGTTAAGTTGAAAGAGTACTCTAAATAAATAGCATCATGGCATGTGTGATGTAGAGAAACAGATTCAGCGAGTGTATGTGGATTTGTGATTAATACATCAATTTCACGGCGTTTAAATGCTTCAATAATTTTTTCACGTTCTTGCTGAGGTGTACTACCGTAAATCACAGCAGCTCGAATACCTTTCGCTTTTAATTCAGCATATACTTTGTCGATTGTATTAACAAACATACACCAAATTAAGGCCTGTTTACCTTCTTCATTTAATTCTGTTGCAAGCTCAATAGCTGCGCTGAACTTAGATGTCGTTTTCACCTGACGAATCTTTTGAATTTCCTCCTCTGTAAAGGTAATGACGTCATTATCAAAATTGTTAAACCAATTTGTTTTATTTTCTTCACCATACATTTCAATATGGTTGATAGCTTTTAAAAGTAAGTAGGGATTAGTTGAAGCTTGAATTAAGCGAATATAGAGATGTAATGGATTGCCTGCATATTTTTTGTAGAGTAACTCAATAATTTCTTGTTCAAGATGATTCGCTGGTACGCGAATAATGTCATCAGGATTGGCAGCGGGCACTTCAAGTTCTGTTTTAGTTGTACGCCAGAAGAATGGATAAAGTTTTTGATTAATTTTTTCAATTTTTAGCACATCGGGATCTTTAAGTTCACTTACTTTAAAATTAAAGAACTTTTTATATTCGTCCGTGTAAAGGATGTTTAAAAAATTAAAAATATCTTCATAAGTATTAGGGATAGGGGTACCTGTTAAAACATATTTGTAAACTGGTCTTGTCGCAATTTTTTTTGCAACTTGTGCACGTTTACTACGAACACCTTTAATTTTGTGTACTTCATCAAAAACGAGCATTGTTCGTTCATCGATAATATCACATAAAATTTTCTCGTACTTCTGTAAGGATTCGTAATTGATTAAGATGAGATTTTTCCTTAAACTATTAATTTCCAACTGAATTGCAGGGGATTCCTCATCATGAATATCAAGCAAACTCAATACTTTATTTGGTCCAAAGTTTTCAGCAAATTCTAGTTTCCAAGCGAGGAAGGAGTTTTTAGGACCAATCATAACAATACGGTCGACAGCGTTAATGCTAGGTGAATTTAAATAGGCAAATACACCATAAATCATCGAAGTTTTCCCTGCACCTGGTACAGAAAAGTTCGCTGATTTTTTCATTTGTTGCATGTAAAATGCGCTCCACATTTGTTTATCACGTAATGGACGGTGCAATTCTTTTGATACGATTAATTTAAATTCTTCGAAACGTTCTAAAATTTGAGCATCTTGAGATTTTAGGAGTAGTGCATACTTCGAACGCTCCTCAATCCAATACGCTTGCTGTTCTAAATATGTCGATAAGTCATTACTTACAATAAAATTGAATTTTTTACGATTCGCATATTTTGTAAGAAGCTTAATAACTTCTGTCATCTCAACATATGTTAAATCATTTTTGAAATTCGGATAATCATCATCTAAATATGGTTCTAAACGCTTAATTGCTAAGTCTTTTGTACTTATTTTATAAGAGGTTAAATTATCCTCTAAAAATAATTGTTCCTCATGGATAGATAAAATTAATGCATCGTCTACTAACATTTCTGGATTCAAAATTAATCTCCCTTTATCGTAAGTGATAATTTTTTGCTTAATCACATCATTAATTTCTTTAATGAAGATATTATATTGCTGTGCTTTATCGTTCCATAGATTATCAAATTCCTGGCGAGCTTGAATAATTTTTTGCATATCAAATGGAGAAGTTAACCAAGATGCGGTAATATCAAACGACTCAAAGTTATTCTCTATTGCAGCTTTTGTTTCGTTGTTGGAGCCAGTGAAGTAAATTATATTTCCGGCGGCATCTTCACATAAACCGAATTTTGAATGGAATATACCTGCCGTTTTAAAGCCAATTTTGATTTCAACTTTCCTAAGCGCGATTAAATGCGCTAAATTATGAAAGTTTACTTTTTCCTCAATATTTAATGATTCATCTAACTGAGTTAGTAATGTGTTTGCAAGCTTTTCTCGTAAATCATAGCCTGCTTTGATTAAGCCAAAGTCTTCTTCACTAATATCTTGAGAAATAATGAGCCGCATTTGACCGCCGTTTTTTATCAGACCCTGTAAGCCCCTCGCATAGAGCGAAAGGGCTTTTGAGCTGAAATAGCCGCTTACACGATCGTAAGAAGTTGCTATTTCTAGCACAGGGTTATAAAAATCTTCAGCGATATTAGAGGTGGTTGTATAGTAGGAGGACTTGAAAGGAAGAGATTTAAACTCCAATCTTGTCTCCGAATAATTCTGTAGTTGAGTTAATCTTTTCTAGCAATGTCATAAATTCTTGTTTAGTCGCGGCATCTAAACGAGAAACTTGATCTGTATCGATTGCATCTAAAGCTGAAATAGCACGCTTTAAGTAATCAACAGGTTGCCCTTTAATTGTCTTGAATTGAGTTTCTTGGATTTTATCTTTAATTACCTTTTCTGATTCAACTTTAATTTCTAGCTCTGCATTAATTTCACGGACAACGTCTTTAGTTACATTTTCATGTTCTTGGAATGTTTCGTAAACTTCTTCAACGATATCTTCGTACTCTTCTAAAAACTCTTCACGGTTATCTGCTCGTAAAATTTCTTTTCCAATATCACGGATATATCGAGTTATATCACCACGGTATGGGATAGCTAATGCAGCAAATAATGTTTGCTTTACACGTAAATATTCGGCTTCATCTGATTCATCTTCACGATTTAAAATTCCCATTACCTCCTGTAATGGACCATCTAGATTTAAATCACGAGCAACGTAATATTTTCCTTCTGCATTAATAAATTCTAAAAACTCCACCATTAATGTTGCTTTTTTAATCATTTTTTCTACTTCTGATTTCTTCTTGTTTGTGTTATGAGCATATTCTTCTGGTGTAAATAATGGACGTTCATTTTCATTCGGTCGAACAAGTAACGTATAAATTTCGACTAAATTATCGATTGGGTCGTAATCAACAGGACGTTCTTCCGCATGTTGAAGGTTTAATTCAAGTCGTTTAATGTCAGCATCTGTTAAGCCCTGTGATGCATCTAAAATGACTGCCTCGAAGTATAGGTTTTGACCTTCTTCCTCATTAATTAATGATACACATGTAAAACGACGATTTCCGTCAATAATACGTCCATCGTCTAATACAACCCCCGGTAAACGCTGACCAAACATTTTAATGTTTTTTTTCGTTGCTTCTAAGGCATTGGTGTTTGATTCGATAATATATTGACGTAGCACCTTATTATATGCATCACGATTATTGGGAGATAAGACGTTTCCTTCTGATTCGTAACGGTTTATTGAACTGATAATACGGCCATTTTTATTATTGTAGTATAAGTAGTTTACTGGAATGCGGAATACCTTATGATTTTTGGTTTGACCTTGAATTGTTAATTTTCGTGTAGAATCTGTAGGTAAAATAATCCCTTCATTTCTTAATTCCGTTAATGTTTTAAATGTCATAGCTTAAGTCTCCTTATTTATAAACTTCATCAAAATAAACTTCTTTGTTACAATAGAACTTCATTAATTCTCGCGAGTAGTAAATTTTGGTATTTTGAAGTAATGCGATAATTTTTGATAATTCAATTTCCAGATGATAAGTGAATTTAATTTCATCTATTAAATCATATGCTTCTATAGAATCATAGTATTAATTAGCCATTTTAAGAAAATACTTAAAGAAATATCTTTTCATTGGGATGTAAATATATACCCGGCGTGTAAAGTGACAGCACGAAGCAATATGTATTATTGCATAAGAAAGCCCCCTAAAACAGAGGGCTTAGTAAATCCAATCAAGATATTTTTCTTTGTTTTTAAATAATGTAGTTAATGGTGGAGAGTAGAATAATTTTTCTAGTTCTGCAGATTTCAAAAATTGCTCGAGTTCTGAAAAACTCATTTTTAAATTAAATTTCTGCATCAGCGCTTCAAGTAACTCATCAAGTTCGAGTCGATTATATTTATCAAAAAATATACTTAAGAATTGATCGTATGATGGTTTGGTTGGTGATTTGATGAAGATGTAATGACCGCAAAATTTTAAATACTGTAAGTGACCAGGTCTTTTTAAAATGGATTCATAAAAAGGCGCATCAAAGCCGAAGTCTTCAATAGAATCCGTGAACCCATCCTTTCCTAAAGATGATAATGTGAAAAATTGGTTATCGTTAACAAAATTTTCAACAGCATTTTTATAACCTTTGATGGTTTGTTTTTGTATTTGAGCGTTAGCCAATGCCTTTTCGGTTAAATATGTTGTATTATCTATTTTAAATATCGAATAATTATTTTCTAAGTTTTCTAATGTACGCGATACAAAGCTTGTTTGCCAGATTGGATTTTCTGGTAGTTCAAAATAGCGATCCTTAAAAATGTTTTTGTGAAAGTATTCGCTAGCATTTTCAAAAATAGCACTTATTGTATAGGGGGGGAAAGATTGAAACCTATTAAATTAAGTGCTTGCTGGTTAACATCGAATTCGCTAAAACTACTATCTACGCTTTTAGCGATATCAATAAATTGAGTAATCGTATAGATTTCTTCTGTTAATAGATGCTTAAATGAATCGTAATAATAGGGTTGTTTTTCATTGTGTACTTCTTTGTTTTGTAGTGGAGGCATAGTAGCTAAAATTCTGCCAATAAAAGAAGCGTTAATCCAATAAGCCTGTTTCGTAATTAACTGACCATCTGGTAATGGCGTTACATCATTTGCATTTTGAGCTTTTGGACGTATATGCATAATTTTAGAGTCGCTTGAAGAAGGAAGGTCATTTGTTGTAATTGTTTTTGAGCCACGTATTACTTTAGTTAAAGTAACGCCCACTTTAAGTTTCGTATTCAACAAATGCCAAAAATGCTTTAACTCGTTTTCAATTAGATTTTCGGGCATTTTCCAACTATGTA containing:
- a CDS encoding HNH endonuclease; translation: MNFYIVMQGRTYDEAKEKQVVWCSILDNSGQTPHSWERMKEVKKGDAIFHCVKGEIVAISTAQEDCGEGVNPFDQSGEVGHQFPAVYEELHFPVSIKEHFEEIEPLLPVKYSPFQHNGDGNQGFLYPCNEMLAIKLLELMSDANIYEENEEQLEFAIGLIAQKERNTLAPVLIETEAEAKVKIRKGQQKFRKQLMPLWDNQCALCGISLPGLLRASHSKPWKDATNDERLDPYNGILLCHNHDALYDQGYIAFDGTGKIHISSEIEQMGYVKYGIHEKMRVARVEENKKYFKWHKREIFRGEKNGLENS
- a CDS encoding SNF2-related protein, whose translation is MEFKSLPFKSSYYTTTSNIAEDFYNPVLEIATSYDRVSGYFSSKALSLYARGLQGLIKNGGQMRLIISQDISEEDFGLIKAGYDLREKLANTLLTQLDESLNIEEKVNFHNLAHLIALRKVEIKIGFKTAGIFHSKFGLCEDAAGNIIYFTGSNNETKAAIENNFESFDITASWLTSPFDMQKIIQARQEFDNLWNDKAQQYNIFIKEINDVIKQKIITYDKGRLILNPEMLVDDALILSIHEEQLFLEDNLTSYKISTKDLAIKRLEPYLDDDYPNFKNDLTYVEMTEVIKLLTKYANRKKFNFIVSNDLSTYLEQQAYWIEERSKYALLLKSQDAQILERFEEFKLIVSKELHRPLRDKQMWSAFYMQQMKKSANFSVPGAGKTSMIYGVFAYLNSPSINAVDRIVMIGPKNSFLAWKLEFAENFGPNKVLSLLDIHDEESPAIQLEINSLRKNLILINYESLQKYEKILCDIIDERTMLVFDEVHKIKGVRSKRAQVAKKIATRPVYKYVLTGTPIPNTYEDIFNFLNILYTDEYKKFFNFKVSELKDPDVLKIEKINQKLYPFFWRTTKTELEVPAANPDDIIRVPANHLEQEIIELLYKKYAGNPLHLYIRLIQASTNPYLLLKAINHIEMYGEENKTNWFNNFDNDVITFTEEEIQKIRQVKTTSKFSAAIELATELNEEGKQALIWCMFVNTIDKVYAELKAKGIRAAVIYGSTPQQEREKIIEAFKRREIDVLITNPHTLAESVSLHHTCHDAIYLEYSFNLTHMLQSRDRIHRLGLKENDYTQYYYFMLEGQENGRNTIDEKIYDRLKEKEQRMLDAIEGGQLMPDPEVDYTEILELFK
- a CDS encoding MutH/Sau3AI family endonuclease yields the protein MENICTYITSFKIFEHKSVKEIGEITGLNADLISNKTTISTLSNSMFNYFHMNINDLKKQNILIKTVRLQENMKPKESMSFEQVNFHEVVKEQWDSSFLKKKFTNTTFLFVVFQSYNGTFFFRGLHSWKMPENLIENELKHFWHLLNTKLKVGVTLTKVIRGSKTITTNDLPSSSDSKIMHIRPKAQNANDVTPLPDGQLITKQAYWINASFIGRILATMPPLQNKEVHNEKQPYYYDSFKHLLTEEIYTITQFIDIAKSVDSSFSEFDVNQQALNLIGFNLSPPIQ